A section of the Lathamus discolor isolate bLatDis1 chromosome 6, bLatDis1.hap1, whole genome shotgun sequence genome encodes:
- the SPSB3 gene encoding SPRY domain-containing SOCS box protein 3, with product MARRPRSSRAWHLVLSGVRREADTRALALASGTRGWGYDSDGQHSDSDSEPEFSSLSPSIPSAIPVTGESYCNCENQSEAPYCSSLHGLHRVKDCQCGEEDEYFDWVWDDLNKSTATQLTCDNRKVNFHMEYSCGTAAIRGNKELAEGQHFWEIKMTSPVYGTDMMVGIGTSDVNLDKYRHTFCSLLGKDEDSWGLSYTGLLHHKGDKTNFSSRFGQGSIIGVHLDTWHGTLTFFKNRKCIGVAATKLQNKKFYPMVCSTAAKSSMKVIRSCASCTSLQYLCCYRLRQLLPNYVDTLEVLPLPPGLKQVLHNKLGWVLSMNCGTSKTSSSLSSGSDSDSSCGSDAEACQRKRCRRT from the exons ATGGCGCGGCGCCCGCGGAGCTCCAGGGCCTGGCACTTGGTGCTGAGCGGGGTGCGGCGCGAGGCAGACACTCGGGCGCTCGCCCTGGCCAGTGGCACGAGGGGCTGGGGCTACGACTCCGACGGGCAG CACAGCGACTCTGATTCGGAGCCGGAGTTTTCCTCCCTCTCACCTTCCATCCCAAGTGCCATCCCTGTTACTGGAGAGTCCTACTGCAACTGTGAGAACCAGAGTGAAGCTCCCTACTGCTCCAGCCTGCATGGCCTCCACCGCGTCAAGGACTGCCAGTGTGGCGAGGAGGATGAGT ATTTTGACTGGGTGTGGGATGACCTGAACAAGTCAACAGCCACGCAGCTGACATGTGACAACCGCAAGGTGAACTTCCACATGGAGTACAGCTGCGGCACCGCTGCCATCCGCGGCAACAAGGAGCTGGCTGAGGGGCAGCACTTCTGGGAGATCAAGATGACCTCCCCTGTCTATGGCACAGACATG ATGGTAGGAATTGGGACATCGGACGTGAACCTGGACAAGTACCGCCACACGTTCTGCAGCCTGCTGGGCAAGGATGAGGACAGCTGGGGACTGTCCTACACAG GACTGCTGCACCACAAGGGAGACAAAACAAACTTCTCATCGAGGTTTGGGCAAGGCTCCATCATCGGGGTGCATTTGGACACATGGCACGGGACGCTGACCTTCTTCAAGAACCGCAAGTGCATAG GGGTTGCAGCCACGAAGCTGCAGAACAAGAAGTTTTACCCCATGGTGTGCTCGACAGCAGCCAAGAGCAGCATGAAGGTGATCCGGTCCTGCGCCAGCTGCACATCCCTGCAGTACCTCTGCTGCTACCGCCTGCGCCAGCTCCTGCCCAACTATGTGGACACACTGGAGGTGCTGCCCCTTCCACCTGGACTCAAACAGGTGCTACACAACAAACTGGGGTGGGTCTTGAGCATGAACTGTGGCACATCGAAgacttcctcctccttatccTCGGGAAGTGACTCAGACAGCTCCTGTGGCTCAGATGCAGAGGCCTGCCAAAGGAAGAGGTGCCGGAGGACATAA
- the NUBP2 gene encoding cytosolic Fe-S cluster assembly factor NUBP2: MEEAAGERTNLAGVRHILLVLSGKGGVGKSTISTQLALALRHSGRRVGIMDVDLCGPSIPRMFQVQDSDVHQCDSGWVPVYVDQDKSISLMSIGFLLEKPDDAVVWRGPKKNALIKQFVADVAWGDLDFLIVDTPPGTSDEHISTVEALRPHKLLGAILVTTPQAVSVGDVRRELTFCKKTGLRVLGIVENMSGFVCPHCSECTNIFSKGGGEELAKHTGVPFLGCVPLDPQLSQSLEEGRDFIQDFPKSPAFPALVRIAQQILDGTSQQSS, encoded by the exons atggaggaggcagcagggg AGAGAACCAACTTGGCCGGGGTGCGGCACATCCTGCTGGTGCTCTCCGGGAAGGGCGGTGTTGGGAAGAGCACCATCTCCACCCAGCTGGCTCTGGCGCTGCGGCATTCCGGGAGGAGG gtgGGGATCATGGACGTGGACCTGTGTGGCCCCAGCATACCCCGCATGTTCCAGGTGCAGGACAGCGATGTGCACCAATGTGACAGCGGCTGGGTACCCGTCTATGTGGACCAGGACAAGAGCATCTCACTCATGTCCATTGGCTTCCTGCTGGAGAAGCCAGATGATGCTGTGGTGTGGAGAGGACCCAAGAAGAACG CTTTGATCAAACAATTCGTTGCTGATGTGGCCTGGGGGGACCTGGACTTCCTCATTGTGGACACGCCGCCAGGCACATCTGATGAGCACATCTCCACAGTGGAGGCCCTGAGGCCTCACAAGTTGCTCGGAGCAATCCTGGTCACAACACCCCAG GCTGTGTCTGTGGGAGATGTGAGGCGGGAGCTGACATTCTGCAAGAAAACAGGCTTAAGAGTTCTTGGCATCGTGGAGAACATGAGTGGCTTCGTGTGCCCGCACTGCTCA gAGTGCACAAACATCTTTTCCAAAGGAGGAGGTGAGGAGCTGGCCAAGCACACTGGGGTCCCCTTCCTGG GCTGTGTTCCTCTGGACCCCCAACTCAGCCAGAGCTTGGAAGAAGGCAGAGACTTCATCCAAGACTTTCCCAAGAGCCCTGCCTTCCCTGCCTTGGTTCGTATTGCCCAGCAGATCTTGGATGGTACGTCACAGCAGAGCTCCTGA
- the IGFALS gene encoding insulin-like growth factor-binding protein complex acid labile subunit, protein MSAGKAGITLMLPLALLLATASQPPGGDTPKEQGDADPPRCPSPCACSLDDYTEELNVFCSSRNLTRLPEDVPPNAKALWLDGNNFTLLPAAAFRNLSSLDFLDLQSSQLAAVEQHAFHGLRGLYHLHLERNRLKHLAPHTFLHTQNLVSLSLNNNHFSKVEEGLFAGLSNLWYLNLGWNSLVVLPDKVFHDLPNLRELILAGNKLPYLQHQLFCSLTELKELDLSGNALKGIKINIFVKLQKLQKLYLNHNQINAIAPRAFMGMKSLRWLDLSHNRLVSLFEDTFLGLLSLHVLRLSTNSITSLRPRTFKDLQFLEELQLGHNRIRSLAERTFDGLGQLEVLSLNNNQLQDIRAGAFLGLYNVAVMHLSANCVKVLPDYVFKGVTKLHSLHLEHSCLGRIRVHTFSSLTSLRRLFLQHNTIAVIEDQSFSELHELLELDLKHNRLSSLSPQLFVGLSNLEYLFLSSNQLLEISQDTFAPLQRLFWLDLSHNQLETLDNSIISPLANLRYLSLKNNSLETFSVGFLCSPFTLEQLWLGGNNWHCNCSLKGLRDFSLQHPVVVPRFVQSVAEGDDAHVPVYTYNNLTCLHPPAVAGLDLRDTSEDSFAHC, encoded by the exons ATGAGCGCAGGCAAAG CGGGCATCACCCTCATGCTCCCcttggccctgctgctggccacgGCCTCCCAGCCCCCTGGGGGGGACACCCCGAAGGAGCAGGGGGACGCGGACCCCCCCCGCTGCCCCAGCCCTTGCGCCTGCAGCTTGGATGACTACACCGAGGAGCTCAACGTCTTCTGCAGCTCCCGCAACCTGACGCGCCTGCCCGAGGACGTGCCCCCCAACGCCAAGGCCCTGTGGCTGGACGGCAACAACTTCACCCTGCTGCCGGCCGCTGCCTTCAGGAACCTCTCGTCCCTGGACTTCCTGgacctgcagagcagccagctgGCCGCTGTGGAGCAGCACGCCTTCCACGGGCTGCGGGGCCTCTACCACCTCCACCTCGAGCGCAACCGCCTCAAGCACTTGGCTCCCCACACCTTCCTGCACACCCAGAACCTCGTGTCCCTCAGCCTCAACAACAACCACTTCAGCAAGGTGGAGGAAGGGCTGttcgctgggctctccaaccTCTGGTATCTGAACCTGGGCTGGAACTCGCTCGTGGTCCTGCCTGACAAGGTCTTCCACGACTTGCCCAACTTGAGGGAGCTGATCCTGGCCGGGAACAAGCTCCCCTACCTCCAGcaccagctcttctgcagccttaccgagctgaaggagctggacCTGAGTGGGAACGCGCTCAAGGGCATCAAGATCAACATCTTTGTCAAGCTGCAGAAGCTACAGAAGCTGTACCTGAACCACAACCAGATCAACGCCATCGCGCCCCGCGCCTTCATGGGCATGAAGTCCCTCCGGTGGCTGGACCTGTCCCACAACCGGCTCGTCTCGCTGTTTGAGGACACATTCCTGGGCCTCCTCAGCCTGCACGTCCTACGCCTGTCCACCAACTCCATCACCAGCCTGAGGCCCAGGACCTTCAAAGACCTCCAGTtcctggaggagctgcagctggggcaCAACAGGATCCGGAGCCTGGCAGAAAGGACCTTTGATGGGTTGGGCCAGCTGGAGGTCCTCAGCCTCAACAACAACCAGCTGCAGGACATCAGGGCTGGGGCCTTCTTGGGGCTGTACAACGTGGCAGTGATGCACTTGTCTGCCAACTGCGTTAAGGTGCTCCCTGACTACGTGTTCAAGGGGGTGACCAAGCTGCACAGCCTCCACCTGGAGCACAGCTGCCTGGGCAGGATCCGGGTGCACACCTTCTCCAGCCTCACCAGCCTGCGGCGCCTCTTCCTGCAGCACAACACCATCGCCGTCATCGAGGACCAAAGCTTCAGCGAGCTGCACGAGCTCCTGGAGCTCGACCTCAAGCACAACAGGCTGAGCAGCCTCTCACCCCAGCTCTTTGTGGGTCTGAGCAACCTGGAGtacctcttcctctcctccaaCCAGCTCCTGGAGATCTCCCAGGACACCTTCGCCCCGCTCCAGAGACTCTTCTGGCTTGACCTCTCCCATAACCAGCTGGAGACACTGGACAACTCCATCATCTCCCCCCTGGCCAACTTGCGGTACCTCAGCTTGAAGAATAACTCGCTGGAGACCTTCTCAGTGGGCTTCCTGTGCAGCCCCTTTACActggagcagctgtggctggggGGCAACAACTGGCACTGCAACTGCTCCTTGAAGGGCTTGCGGGACTTCTCCTTGCAGCACCCTGTGGTGGTCCCGCGCTTCGTGCAGTCTGTGGCTGAGGGGGATGATGCCCACGTCCCTGTTTACACCTACAACAACCTCACCTGCCTCCACCCCCCGGCCGTGGCAGGCCTGGACCTCCGCGACACCTCCGAGGACAGCTTTGCtcactgctga